The following proteins come from a genomic window of Azoarcus sp. PA01:
- the rodA gene encoding rod shape-determining protein RodA produces the protein MTEQRFSPLRLLVAAIRPIDPLLFGLLAVLLGYAFGLMHSASPERIASLLVNSGVAVAAMWLAARLSPQRLLSLALPLYAGGVLLLVAVDLFGETSKGATRWLDIGVTRIQPSEIMKIAMPLMLAWYFQQREGHIRLREFVVAGALLAVPVALILVQPDLGTSLLVAAAGFYVIYFAGLSWKLIVPVALVGIVGIGAIVGFGDQLCQPGVDWQMLREYQKHRVCTLLDPTQDPLGRGFHIIQSTIAIGSGGVLGKGWTEGTQTHLAFLPERHTDFIFSVLAEEFGLLGALVLLATYLLLLLRGFFIAAHAPSLATRLLAGSITMIFFTYAFVNMGMVSGILPVVGVPLPFISYGGTALVTLCLGVGILMSIQRSRVLAKS, from the coding sequence GTGACCGAACAGCGCTTCAGCCCGCTGCGTCTGCTCGTCGCCGCGATCCGGCCGATCGACCCGCTCCTGTTCGGCCTGCTCGCGGTGCTCCTCGGCTACGCGTTCGGGCTGATGCACAGCGCTTCGCCGGAGCGCATCGCGTCGCTGCTGGTCAATTCCGGCGTCGCCGTCGCGGCGATGTGGCTCGCCGCGCGCCTGTCGCCGCAACGGCTGCTGTCGCTGGCGCTGCCGCTGTACGCCGGGGGCGTGCTGTTGCTCGTCGCCGTCGACCTGTTCGGCGAGACGTCCAAAGGCGCGACGCGCTGGCTCGACATCGGCGTCACGCGCATCCAGCCGTCCGAGATCATGAAGATCGCGATGCCGCTGATGCTGGCGTGGTATTTCCAGCAGCGCGAGGGGCACATCCGGCTGCGCGAGTTCGTCGTCGCCGGGGCGCTGCTCGCAGTGCCGGTCGCGCTGATCCTGGTCCAGCCGGACCTCGGCACGAGCCTGCTCGTCGCCGCTGCCGGCTTCTACGTGATCTATTTCGCCGGCCTGTCGTGGAAGCTGATCGTGCCGGTCGCGCTGGTCGGCATCGTCGGCATCGGCGCGATCGTCGGCTTCGGCGACCAGCTGTGCCAGCCCGGCGTCGACTGGCAGATGCTGCGCGAATACCAGAAGCATCGCGTATGCACGCTGCTCGATCCGACCCAGGATCCGCTCGGTCGCGGTTTTCACATCATCCAGTCGACGATCGCGATCGGCTCGGGTGGCGTGCTCGGCAAAGGCTGGACCGAAGGCACGCAGACGCATCTCGCGTTCCTCCCCGAGCGCCACACCGATTTCATCTTCTCGGTGCTCGCCGAGGAGTTCGGCCTGCTCGGCGCGCTGGTGCTCCTGGCGACCTATCTCTTGCTGCTGCTGCGCGGCTTCTTCATCGCGGCGCACGCGCCTTCGCTGGCGACGCGCCTGCTGGCCGGTTCGATCACGATGATCTTCTTCACCTATGCTTTCGTGAACATGGGCATGGTCAGCGGCATCCTGCCGGTCGTGGGCGTGCCGTTGCCGTTCATCAGTTACGGCGGCACTGCCTTGGTGACCTTGTGCCTCGGCGTCGGTATCCTCATGAGCATCCAGCGCAGCCGTGTGCTCGCGAAAAGTTGA